The Myxosarcina sp. GI1 genome contains the following window.
GTTTAATTAACTATAAATAGTCAAGCAAAATACAGCAATTTCTAGAAGATCTCTAACTATATTTTTAAACTAATAGTCAACTTATTGGAGGCTTTTAATTTGCTGTATTTTACGATAATTTTCTTTTATAAAAGCTTTTACACTGCTAACTTAGGAATTAAGCACTTACTATAGAAGCTATTCTTCATAGATTTTAATTATTTTACATAAATTTACTAAAATTATTATTGTTTATTTCTAAAGATAGATGTTTATTTTAAAAAATTGTCAAAAAACTAAATATAGAAACAATTTGTGTAGATAAATTTCTGTGAGAGCGAACTTTTATAAACTGTAGAGTTTTGTTGTTTCAAAAAAATTTATAATAATAGAGTAAAAAATTATTTTTTCTGTCTTTTGATAGACAAGGAACTCAATAAGTATTTATAGAATTTTTGATAATTCAAATTGAATAAATTTAGAGATAAAGGAGGGAAGGTTTATGTCTTATGCAGAACCTTTAGGCGATCGAGTTGTCGAACCTGTAGTAACCGAGAGAGTACCCGATTACCACGATCGCGTTAGATGGGGACCGATTATTGCGGGCATTGTGGTTGCTATTGCCACGCAGTTAATTTTAAGTGCTCTGGGAGCCGCTGTAGGTTTAACTATTGGTGGCAATGGAGTTGGCGTTGGTGTAGGAATTTGGTCGGTTATTAGCTTGTTAATTGCTTTATTTGTAGGTGGCTGGGTTACAGCTAGTACCTGTGGTCCGATGAATAAAAAAACTGCTCTGTTGCACGGACTAATTTTTTGGGCGACAACTCTAGCAGTAAGTGGTTGGCTACTTGCTAGTGGCGTATCTGGTGCCTTTGGGATAATTGCGTCTAATGCAGGAGAAGTATTGAACCAAGTTCAGCAACCTGGAGGAGTCGAAGTTCCCAGTCGCGCTCCAAATATATCTGCTGCTGAAGCACAAAATATTGCTCAATATTCAGCCAAGGCAGCGTGGTCATTTATTATTGGTTCTTTGCTTGGTTTGGCTGCTGCTCTTATTGGAGCTTCGGTGGGTGCGAGAAAACCGAGAAGAGTTACTCGAGCTGCCGAAGTCAGGTAAGACATAGCTATTCAAGATTAACTGGTAATTACAGTAGTACAGTTGAATAGTTGGGATAAAAAACCATTAATTTATTAGAAAGCAGAAAGTAGAAAGTAATATACGTATGCGTCAAAGCCGTCTAACCAACGGCTTAAAATACTATCTAAATCTAAAATTGCTTTCGATCGCACTTGAGAGCAAACAAGAGCAAATATCATTGATGCAGTCGCCAATGTTTTTAAACTTAAGAGCGCACTGCATCACTTTTTTGTGGCAAAACATAAATTGCCCCCGAAACCAGCGTAAAAACCACGCACAGCCAAAAAGCTATTAGTGACGGCAGCCGCCAGATATCTGATAGAGGTGCTATTAATAAAGCGATCGCGATAATTTGGCTGACGGTTTTAAGTTTACCCCAAATATTGGCTCCTGAAATGCTGCTACTGCCAGTTAGTTTGGGATTGACTCGCCATCCTGCGATCGCTAATTCTCTAGCTAAAATCAAAAAGACCCCCCAGGCTGGTATTAGCTGAAGCTCGATTAATGCCAGCATAGAACCTAAAACCAGTAGTTTATCTACCAGCGGATCGAGAAATTTCCCTAATTCGGTAACTAAATCGTATTTGCGAGCTATATAACCATCTACCCAGTCAGTCCCTGCCGCCAACAAAAAAATTCCCACGCACAGCCAACGGTTAGCCGCAGTAGGATAATTGAGTAAGTAAAGAATAAAAGGCAACCCAAGAAGACGCGAGATAGTAATCCAAGTGGGAAGATTCATGCTATTGCTATTATTTAGATCGATCCTAATAATAACAAATTAAAAGCGATCGCCAGTCTCAGACGTAATTAACAAGCTCCTTTACGTGTCAATACTACTTGCACAGTGCATAAGATTAAATAAAGATCGTAAAAATTAGACCATTTTCGCTGATAGTCTAGATCCATACGAACTATTTCCTCAAAATCAAGTACGTTAGAACGACCTTTTACTTGCCATTCTCCAGTAATTCCTGGTTTGACCAGCAATCGCTTATAATGATGCTCTTCATATAAAGCTACTTCATCGATAGTTGGGGGACGAGTACCAACTAAGCTCATTTCTCCTCTTAGCACGTTCCAAAACTGAGGAAATTCATCGAGACTAGTTTTGCGAAGAAACCGACCAATACGCGTGATACGGGGATCGCATTCGTTTTTAAAAATTAGTCCCTTAGCTTGATTGATAACTAAGTGCTTTTGTTTTTCTGCTCCCACAGTCATCGAGCGAAATTTCCAAATCCGAAATGGTTTGCCATTGACTCCACAGCGTACTTGACTGAAAAAAATCGGTCCCCGATTGTCTAACTGCATGGCGATCGCAATGGGAACGGCAATAACTGCGACAATTAGCAGTCCAATTAAAGCTCCTATAATATCGAGCGATCTTTTGATTTTATTAGTAACGGAAGGATGAAATTTTAGTTTTGAATATAATGGTAAAACTGGCGAAGTTCCCAACCGAACATTAGAGGAGAAATGCATAAATTTATATTATTTAAATAACATCAAAGTTATTGCGTATAAAACAATTTCTTTAATGTTACGCAAACCCTCGGTACCTAGCTAGTTAGAAGTAACTACTTTACTGAATCTTCAAAGTTAGGAAGTCGCTCTATTTCAATTTGATGCTTTTAATGTTTCAAATGTGTGAAGTAAATATTTATCGTATGGCTCGATTCCAAATCAAAACCGAGATGAAGTACCGCTTACGCAACTAAAATCAAAATTCCCATTTGACCCCAGGAGCTATAGCAGTAAGCTATTGGCATTACCTAAGTTCAAATATTTAGCTGTTTTTAGTGATACAAAGGAGATATCTAAAACGCTAATTTACAAATTATCTTATTCTTATGGAAGATCGATCTAGCTATCTAGAATCAAGTATAGATATTCAGGATTTAGTTAAATTAGTTCCTTTTATGGCTGGGTTGCCCGAAGAGAGCCTACACAAAACCATGCATCATTTTGTAGCTATCTCTCATCCAGCCAATCAGGTAATTTTGTTAGAAAATGATTGGGGAAGTTCTGTATATTTTATTTTAGAGGGCTGGGTTAAAATCCGCACCTACAATCTCGACGGCAAGGAAGTTACTCTTAATATTATCGGTAACGGCGAACTGTTTGGAGAAATGGCAGCTATTGACAAAACGCCACGTTCTACTGATGCCATTACTCTAACCGATACTCGAATCGGTAGAATACCCGCTCAAAGCTTCCTCGATCTGATTTATTCAGAACCTTTAGCAGGAGTAAGGCTCGCTCAGCTAATGGCAAAACGCTTGCGACAAGTAAATCGACGATTGCAACTGCGAGAATCAAATAGTATTTCGCGTGTGGCAGATGCGATTTTGTTTTTGGTAGAGGGACAGGGAAAGGAAGGAGAAACTGGAACGGTAATTCCCAATCTGCCTCATAGAGAAATTAGTAGCTTGAGTGGACTGGCAAGAGAAACTGTAACGAGAGTATTAACTAAACTAGAAAAGAAAGGATTAATTCAGCGAGACTCAGATCTCATGCGAATTCCCGATCTACCCGCTTTAGAAGATACTATCTGCTAGCATTTAGTCTTGCCGAGTATATTCATCATCTCGAATTATTGCTTTATGTTTTTCAAAAATTTTAGATCTAGATCGCCACGAAAGGTGACTAAATTTACGGCAAATTACGATGACTGGGTTGATGGAGAAGATCCAGCAATAGTTCCATCTTCAACAGTAGTTTTTAGCGAACCTCATCAAAAAAAAACTAATTCTACTAATACTGTGGTTATGGTAGAAACTGCTTTTTTAGCGAGTGCGGCAAGTTTGATTTGGCTGATCGACTATTATTTTCCTTTAGGTCCACTACTAAAAATTTTCTTTCCCATACCCATCGCCTTGATTTATCTACGTAGAGGAACTCGCGCTTCCTGGATGGCAGCTTTAACTTCTGGATTACTGTTGTCGGTATTGATGGGACCGACTCGCAGCATTGTATTTGTCATGCCTTATGGTTTCATGGGAATACAGCTAGGAGCCTGTTGGCGACGTAGGGTAAACTGGCAACTATCAATTATTTTAGGTGCTTTATTAGGCTCATTAGGCATATTTTTTCGCTTTTGGTTATTTTCTCTATTGCTTGGTGAAGACCTATGGGTTTACGTAATTACCCAAATTACCCAATTTATCGATTGGGTTTTTTTGAAATTAGGTATTTTGGCCCAACCAAGCTTTGTCTTAATTCAAACTCTAGCTGTAGGATCGATTTTACTCAATAGTCTGGTATATTTGTTTGCGGTTCATTTAGTAGCTCTAATGCTATTCGAGCGACTAAAAAATCCCATTTCTTCCCCTCCAGAATGGGTACGAGTACTTTTAAATGATTAGATAAGATAAAGCTAAAAATACTGTTATATCCAGGCTAAAAAACCAACCGCGACCTAGTGATTTATCTTTACAGCCAATTGCAACAGGGAACAAATTGGTTGAGGCGATATGCCAACCACTCTCCCACACTAGCCTGTATTTTGGGCTTTACCGCTACAGCTTTAATTAAAAATATTTCTGCTGCTGGTTCGACTCCCAAAGAGCGCGAATATACAGCGATCGCCGATGCTGAATTTTTAGCTTCGGGAATTCAGTCTTGCTATCAACGTCCTTTACCAATTTTGACTCATGGGCTTTCACCTACTTTTATTACTCGCGCTATGGTCGAAGCCTTAAGGTTGCCAGTGCAAATATTTAATGCAGGCTTGCTCCATCAACCATCAGTAGCAACAATCGATTTGGGAGGTATACCCGCCAACTGCCTGACCACAGGTCGAGCCATGCCTTTAGATACGGTCAGGCATTTGTTCGATCGCGGCTGGCAATGGGGAAAAAAACTAGCTGCTACTAACGACTACGTGCTGATTGGCGAGTGCGTTGTTGGTGGAACGACTACAGCTATGGCAGTTTTAACTGCTTTGGGAATAGAGGCTCGTCAATTAGTTAGCAGTAGCTTACAAAAATGCGACCGCGATTTTAAATGGTCGGTAGTTAAAACGGGATTGAGCGCGGCAGACTTATTGACTGCTCCCAACAGCGTCGATCCTCTGGCTGTAATCGCCGCAGTAGGCGATCCCATGCAGGCAGTAGCAGCAGGAATGGCAATTGCTGCCAGCCAGAACACGGGTGTAATGTTAGCAGGAGGTACGCAAATGCTGGCTGTGTATGCTTCGATTCAAGCTATTGCCAGCTACTATGATTTGGCTATGGTAGCGGATAATATTGTGGTTGGTACGACTCGTTGGGTAGTTGAAGATTTGACTGGAGATGCGATTTCGTTGGCAAAAATTATTGATGGAGTCCCACTATTAGCAACTGGACTAAATTTTGCTACTTCAAAATATCCTGGTTTTCGGGCTTACGAACGAGGATATGTTAAAGAAGGCGTTGGTGCTGGGGGATGCGCGATCGCCGCTCACCTCAAACAAAGCTGGACTCCTACTCAATTACTTACAATTGTTGAAACGCTTTTTGCTCGCTATCAAAACTTAAGAATGAACGCGATAGGTTAGTATTTGTTCTTCTAGAGCGGCGATACGGTTGTAGGCAGCGGTAAGCTGTGCTGTCAGACGACGAATTTGAATATCCGACGACAAACCGCGATCGCTTTGAGCATTTATTTTGCTAGTGCTAGTGTTATCATCGATCAAAACATCTTTATGAGTTAGCTGATATTTTGAGTCATTTTGCGGCATAGCAGAACGTGCACTAGTTTTAGTCAAATCACTCAAAGAATAAGAAGAATTTTCTACGGTAGATTGTTTATCCCGATCTAACTTATAAATGCGCTCGTCTAAACGTGCGATTATTTCGTACAGACAATCTATTTTATCTTTTAATTCGCTAATCTGTATTTGCAAGGAATCCATAAAAAATATCTTTATATGCTCACTTTCATACAATTTTAAAAGCATTCAACCCTAAGTTAACAACTATTCCTTATTCATTTAACAATTGCCGTTAATTCTTGCTATGTTTTACTTCCAAAAAATATACCTTTTATATTAAGCGGTTGTTAAAGATTAAATAAAAATTAAATCCTAAATTATTTATCATCAATTTCGCTCTATCAAACTATAAAAATAGTAATTTGACTCGGTGTTAATAATGACTTTAGCTTCTAACCAGACGACAAATTTTTACAACCGTCGCTTTTTCTTAAGAGGTTTGATAAGTATAATTACTTTCTTAGTTGCATCGGGATGTAGTAACAACAAAAAAAACTTGAAAATTTTATTATTAGAAGATTCTATACCTTTGCAATCTATAGGAGATTTTCGTAAAATTGCGAGACAAAAAACAAAAGTAGAATTTCAATCTCAGCCTCAGCTTAGAAGCATTTATACCCATATACAAGATTTGCATCGATCGAAAGATTTAAATAATGATAAAAGTTTATCGAGTGAACCGCTAAAAAACCGTAACTTTACCAATTTAGCTACTTTAGGAGACTCGTGGTTGGAAACAGCAATTCAACAAAATTCCCTCCAACCTTTAAGCTCAGAAGAATTAAATAACTGGTCGAAATTGCCTCAGCCCTGGCACAAACTAGTCAGGCGTAATAGTAAGGGAAAGTTAGATGCTAACGGACAAATTTGGGGCGCACCCTATCGTTGGGGAAGTGTAGTCATTGCTTATCGAAAAGACAAATTTAAACAATTAGGTTGGTCTCCTACAGACTGGAGCGATCTTTGGCGAGAAGAGTTGCGCGACCGCATTTCA
Protein-coding sequences here:
- the pgsA gene encoding CDP-diacylglycerol--glycerol-3-phosphate 3-phosphatidyltransferase, whose translation is MNLPTWITISRLLGLPFILYLLNYPTAANRWLCVGIFLLAAGTDWVDGYIARKYDLVTELGKFLDPLVDKLLVLGSMLALIELQLIPAWGVFLILARELAIAGWRVNPKLTGSSSISGANIWGKLKTVSQIIAIALLIAPLSDIWRLPSLIAFWLCVVFTLVSGAIYVLPQKSDAVRS
- a CDS encoding DUF2232 domain-containing protein, whose translation is MTKFTANYDDWVDGEDPAIVPSSTVVFSEPHQKKTNSTNTVVMVETAFLASAASLIWLIDYYFPLGPLLKIFFPIPIALIYLRRGTRASWMAALTSGLLLSVLMGPTRSIVFVMPYGFMGIQLGACWRRRVNWQLSIILGALLGSLGIFFRFWLFSLLLGEDLWVYVITQITQFIDWVFLKLGILAQPSFVLIQTLAVGSILLNSLVYLFAVHLVALMLFERLKNPISSPPEWVRVLLND
- the cobT gene encoding nicotinate mononucleotide-dependent phosphoribosyltransferase CobT — translated: MIYLYSQLQQGTNWLRRYANHSPTLACILGFTATALIKNISAAGSTPKEREYTAIADAEFLASGIQSCYQRPLPILTHGLSPTFITRAMVEALRLPVQIFNAGLLHQPSVATIDLGGIPANCLTTGRAMPLDTVRHLFDRGWQWGKKLAATNDYVLIGECVVGGTTTAMAVLTALGIEARQLVSSSLQKCDRDFKWSVVKTGLSAADLLTAPNSVDPLAVIAAVGDPMQAVAAGMAIAASQNTGVMLAGGTQMLAVYASIQAIASYYDLAMVADNIVVGTTRWVVEDLTGDAISLAKIIDGVPLLATGLNFATSKYPGFRAYERGYVKEGVGAGGCAIAAHLKQSWTPTQLLTIVETLFARYQNLRMNAIG
- a CDS encoding sugar transferase, with protein sequence MHFSSNVRLGTSPVLPLYSKLKFHPSVTNKIKRSLDIIGALIGLLIVAVIAVPIAIAMQLDNRGPIFFSQVRCGVNGKPFRIWKFRSMTVGAEKQKHLVINQAKGLIFKNECDPRITRIGRFLRKTSLDEFPQFWNVLRGEMSLVGTRPPTIDEVALYEEHHYKRLLVKPGITGEWQVKGRSNVLDFEEIVRMDLDYQRKWSNFYDLYLILCTVQVVLTRKGAC
- a CDS encoding Crp/Fnr family transcriptional regulator; this translates as MEDRSSYLESSIDIQDLVKLVPFMAGLPEESLHKTMHHFVAISHPANQVILLENDWGSSVYFILEGWVKIRTYNLDGKEVTLNIIGNGELFGEMAAIDKTPRSTDAITLTDTRIGRIPAQSFLDLIYSEPLAGVRLAQLMAKRLRQVNRRLQLRESNSISRVADAILFLVEGQGKEGETGTVIPNLPHREISSLSGLARETVTRVLTKLEKKGLIQRDSDLMRIPDLPALEDTIC